The Henckelia pumila isolate YLH828 chromosome 2, ASM3356847v2, whole genome shotgun sequence genome includes a window with the following:
- the LOC140882296 gene encoding guanylyl cyclase 1 isoform X2: protein MMWSIHLVLNKLLKPDEEDFEGSAGDHLTFREPYPLKQSSNLDQCKPSVLAHFTDVPHINQQYTWDCGLACVLMVLRTLGVYDCDIQDLEDLCCTTSIWTVDLAYLLQKFSVIFTYCTVTLEANPDFSVETFYKEQLPNDLVRVNMLFREAREAGIFVECRSVSASEISEYISSGKYVAIALVDQYKLSNSRSDGVCVSDICSGSTGYTGHYIVICGYDARTDEFEIRDPASSRKREKITSWCLEQAHKSFGTDEDLLLISLERINGTR, encoded by the exons ATGATGTGGTCTATACATCTTGTTCTCAACAAACTATTAAAGCCAGACGAAGAAGATTTCGAAGGATCGGCTGGAGATCACTTAACTTTTAGAGAACCCTACCCATTAAAACAGTCATCAAACCTAGATCAGTGCAAACCTTCCGTCTTGGCCCACTTCACTGAC GTCCCGCATATAAATCAACAATACACGTGGGATTGTGGTCTTGCCTGTGTTCTGATGGTTTTGAGAACTCTTGGGGTCTATGACTGCGATATTCAAGATCTTGAAGATCTATGTTGCACTACAAG TATTTGGACTGTTGATTTAGCATATCTGCTGCAAAAATTTTCCGTTATATTTACCTACTGTACAGTCACATTGGAAGCCAACCCAGACTTCTCAGTGGAGACCTTTTACAAG GAGCAATTACCTAATGATTTAGTTCGAGTAAATATGCTATTCCGGGAAGCTCGTGAAGCTGGAATCTTTGTAGAG TGCAGATCAGTTAGTGCCAGTGAGATTTCTGAGTACATCTCATCCGGAAAGTATGTTGCTATTGCTTTGGTTGACCAGTATAAACTAAG TAATTCTCGGTCTGATGGTGTTTGTGTCTCTGATATCTGTAGTGGAAGCACCGGCTACACTG GACATTACATTGTTATATGTGGCTATGATGCTCGTACAGATGAGTTTGAGATTCGGGATCCTGCCAGCTCAAG AAAACGTGAGAAGATTACTTCATGGTGTTTGGAACAGGCGCATAAATCCTTTGGAACTGATGAAGATCTTCTACTG ATTTCTCTCGAAAGGATAAATGGGACTCGTTAG
- the LOC140882296 gene encoding guanylyl cyclase 1 isoform X1, which translates to MMWSIHLVLNKLLKPDEEDFEGSAGDHLTFREPYPLKQSSNLDQCKPSVLAHFTDVPHINQQYTWDCGLACVLMVLRTLGVYDCDIQDLEDLCCTTSIWTVDLAYLLQKFSVIFTYCTVTLEANPDFSVETFYKEQLPNDLVRVNMLFREAREAGIFVECRSVSASEISEYISSGKYVAIALVDQYKLSPPMFSGCSNSRSDGVCVSDICSGSTGYTGHYIVICGYDARTDEFEIRDPASSRKREKITSWCLEQAHKSFGTDEDLLLISLERINGTR; encoded by the exons ATGATGTGGTCTATACATCTTGTTCTCAACAAACTATTAAAGCCAGACGAAGAAGATTTCGAAGGATCGGCTGGAGATCACTTAACTTTTAGAGAACCCTACCCATTAAAACAGTCATCAAACCTAGATCAGTGCAAACCTTCCGTCTTGGCCCACTTCACTGAC GTCCCGCATATAAATCAACAATACACGTGGGATTGTGGTCTTGCCTGTGTTCTGATGGTTTTGAGAACTCTTGGGGTCTATGACTGCGATATTCAAGATCTTGAAGATCTATGTTGCACTACAAG TATTTGGACTGTTGATTTAGCATATCTGCTGCAAAAATTTTCCGTTATATTTACCTACTGTACAGTCACATTGGAAGCCAACCCAGACTTCTCAGTGGAGACCTTTTACAAG GAGCAATTACCTAATGATTTAGTTCGAGTAAATATGCTATTCCGGGAAGCTCGTGAAGCTGGAATCTTTGTAGAG TGCAGATCAGTTAGTGCCAGTGAGATTTCTGAGTACATCTCATCCGGAAAGTATGTTGCTATTGCTTTGGTTGACCAGTATAAACTAAG TCCCCCCATGTTTTCTGGATGCAGTAATTCTCGGTCTGATGGTGTTTGTGTCTCTGATATCTGTAGTGGAAGCACCGGCTACACTG GACATTACATTGTTATATGTGGCTATGATGCTCGTACAGATGAGTTTGAGATTCGGGATCCTGCCAGCTCAAG AAAACGTGAGAAGATTACTTCATGGTGTTTGGAACAGGCGCATAAATCCTTTGGAACTGATGAAGATCTTCTACTG ATTTCTCTCGAAAGGATAAATGGGACTCGTTAG
- the LOC140882296 gene encoding guanylyl cyclase 1 isoform X3, protein MMWSIHLVLNKLLKPDEEDFEGSAGDHLTFREPYPLKQSSNLDQCKPSVLAHFTDVPHINQQYTWDCGLACVLMVLRTLGVYDCDIQDLEDLCCTTSIWTVDLAYLLQKFSVIFTYCTVTLEANPDFSVETFYKEQLPNDLVRVNMLFREAREAGIFVECRSVSASEISEYISSGKYVAIALVDQYKLSGSTGYTGHYIVICGYDARTDEFEIRDPASSRKREKITSWCLEQAHKSFGTDEDLLLISLERINGTR, encoded by the exons ATGATGTGGTCTATACATCTTGTTCTCAACAAACTATTAAAGCCAGACGAAGAAGATTTCGAAGGATCGGCTGGAGATCACTTAACTTTTAGAGAACCCTACCCATTAAAACAGTCATCAAACCTAGATCAGTGCAAACCTTCCGTCTTGGCCCACTTCACTGAC GTCCCGCATATAAATCAACAATACACGTGGGATTGTGGTCTTGCCTGTGTTCTGATGGTTTTGAGAACTCTTGGGGTCTATGACTGCGATATTCAAGATCTTGAAGATCTATGTTGCACTACAAG TATTTGGACTGTTGATTTAGCATATCTGCTGCAAAAATTTTCCGTTATATTTACCTACTGTACAGTCACATTGGAAGCCAACCCAGACTTCTCAGTGGAGACCTTTTACAAG GAGCAATTACCTAATGATTTAGTTCGAGTAAATATGCTATTCCGGGAAGCTCGTGAAGCTGGAATCTTTGTAGAG TGCAGATCAGTTAGTGCCAGTGAGATTTCTGAGTACATCTCATCCGGAAAGTATGTTGCTATTGCTTTGGTTGACCAGTATAAACTAAG TGGAAGCACCGGCTACACTG GACATTACATTGTTATATGTGGCTATGATGCTCGTACAGATGAGTTTGAGATTCGGGATCCTGCCAGCTCAAG AAAACGTGAGAAGATTACTTCATGGTGTTTGGAACAGGCGCATAAATCCTTTGGAACTGATGAAGATCTTCTACTG ATTTCTCTCGAAAGGATAAATGGGACTCGTTAG
- the LOC140882296 gene encoding guanylyl cyclase 1 isoform X4, with translation MVLRTLGVYDCDIQDLEDLCCTTSIWTVDLAYLLQKFSVIFTYCTVTLEANPDFSVETFYKEQLPNDLVRVNMLFREAREAGIFVECRSVSASEISEYISSGKYVAIALVDQYKLSPPMFSGCSNSRSDGVCVSDICSGSTGYTGHYIVICGYDARTDEFEIRDPASSRKREKITSWCLEQAHKSFGTDEDLLLISLERINGTR, from the exons ATGGTTTTGAGAACTCTTGGGGTCTATGACTGCGATATTCAAGATCTTGAAGATCTATGTTGCACTACAAG TATTTGGACTGTTGATTTAGCATATCTGCTGCAAAAATTTTCCGTTATATTTACCTACTGTACAGTCACATTGGAAGCCAACCCAGACTTCTCAGTGGAGACCTTTTACAAG GAGCAATTACCTAATGATTTAGTTCGAGTAAATATGCTATTCCGGGAAGCTCGTGAAGCTGGAATCTTTGTAGAG TGCAGATCAGTTAGTGCCAGTGAGATTTCTGAGTACATCTCATCCGGAAAGTATGTTGCTATTGCTTTGGTTGACCAGTATAAACTAAG TCCCCCCATGTTTTCTGGATGCAGTAATTCTCGGTCTGATGGTGTTTGTGTCTCTGATATCTGTAGTGGAAGCACCGGCTACACTG GACATTACATTGTTATATGTGGCTATGATGCTCGTACAGATGAGTTTGAGATTCGGGATCCTGCCAGCTCAAG AAAACGTGAGAAGATTACTTCATGGTGTTTGGAACAGGCGCATAAATCCTTTGGAACTGATGAAGATCTTCTACTG ATTTCTCTCGAAAGGATAAATGGGACTCGTTAG
- the LOC140882780 gene encoding uncharacterized protein isoform X2, with amino-acid sequence MSRLWARFTSLFTSRTFSGIDKSGNRYYARNEEIDGFMKEKRWVEFKGEHDPTSIPVEWICWLNGQRKRAPTPEEMTELEARRERVRLSVAFLKKEEEERKAKEGKATSIGKAVGPDLKSFIRQFPSDSENIKTGDKIEEASDPPDVTRSSEPTGTGESFRPGTWQP; translated from the exons ATGTCTAGGCTGTGGGCGAGGTTCACATCGCTCTTCACCAGCAGAACATTTTCTGGAATTGATAAATCGGGGAATAGATATTACGCCAGAAACGAAGAAATCGATGGTTTTA TGAAGGAGAAACGATGGGTAGAGTTTAAAGGAGAGCATGATCCCACCTCCATTCCTG TTGAATGGATATGCTGGCTGAATGGACAGCGCAAAAGAGCTCCAACTCCAGAG GAAATGACTGAGCTGGAAGCAAGAAGAGAACGTGTTAGACTCAGTGTTGCTT TTCTCAAGAAGGAAGAAGAGGAACGAAAAGCTAAAGAAGGAAAAGCCACAAGCATTG GAAAAGCTGTGGGACCAGATTTAAAAAGCTTTATCCGGCAATTTCCTTCTGATTcagaaa ACATAAAAACGGGTGATAAAATAGAAGAAGCATCTGATCCCCCGGATGTCACAAG GTCTTCAGAGCCGACGGGAACTGGTGAATCTTTCAGACCTGGGACATGGCAACCATGA
- the LOC140882780 gene encoding uncharacterized protein isoform X1, translating to MSRLWARFTSLFTSRTFSGIDKSGNRYYARNEEIDGFMKEKRWVEFKGEHDPTSIPVEWICWLNGQRKRAPTPEEMTELEARRERVRLSVAFLKKEEEERKAKEGKATSIGKAVGPDLKSFIRQFPSDSENIKTGDKIEEASDPPDVTSDKDPKQYQSEKESPSSSFSFISACGLP from the exons ATGTCTAGGCTGTGGGCGAGGTTCACATCGCTCTTCACCAGCAGAACATTTTCTGGAATTGATAAATCGGGGAATAGATATTACGCCAGAAACGAAGAAATCGATGGTTTTA TGAAGGAGAAACGATGGGTAGAGTTTAAAGGAGAGCATGATCCCACCTCCATTCCTG TTGAATGGATATGCTGGCTGAATGGACAGCGCAAAAGAGCTCCAACTCCAGAG GAAATGACTGAGCTGGAAGCAAGAAGAGAACGTGTTAGACTCAGTGTTGCTT TTCTCAAGAAGGAAGAAGAGGAACGAAAAGCTAAAGAAGGAAAAGCCACAAGCATTG GAAAAGCTGTGGGACCAGATTTAAAAAGCTTTATCCGGCAATTTCCTTCTGATTcagaaa ACATAAAAACGGGTGATAAAATAGAAGAAGCATCTGATCCCCCGGATGTCACAAG TGACAAGGACCCCAAACAATATCAGTCAGAGAAAGAGTCCCCAAGTTCCTCATTTAGCTTCATTTCAGCATGTGGGTTACCATGA